Proteins encoded in a region of the Clostridium beijerinckii genome:
- a CDS encoding winged helix-turn-helix transcriptional regulator, translating into MGHKWKVLILRNLHDDGTQRFNQLENGINGISQKMLTQQLRQMEADGLIIRKVYPEVPPRVEYSLSELGKSLKPVLDSMNIWGENYINANKHLYED; encoded by the coding sequence ATTGGACACAAGTGGAAAGTTCTTATTTTAAGAAATTTACATGATGATGGAACACAAAGATTTAACCAACTTGAGAATGGAATTAATGGGATAAGTCAAAAAATGTTAACACAGCAGCTTCGACAAATGGAAGCTGATGGATTAATTATTAGAAAGGTATATCCTGAAGTGCCACCTAGGGTTGAATACTCACTTTCAGAACTAGGGAAGAGCTTAAAGCCAGTTTTGGATTCCATGAACATCTGGGGAGAAAATTATATAAATGCTAATAAACACCTTTATGAAGATTAA
- a CDS encoding Y-family DNA polymerase: MDFSEDKLIFHIDVNSAYLSWTAVKLLQYGSQLDIREVPSVIGGSEENRHGIILAASIPAKKYGIKTGEPIYSAKLKCNNLMIYPPDYNWYVKSSDALYELLTEYSPKIQRYSIDECFMDCTHLKENYKRVAMRLKMRISEELGFNCNIGISTNKLLAKMASDFKPKNCIHTLFKHEMHTKMWNLPVEDLFMVGRASAAKLHKLNINTIGELANTDVNLLISKLHSHGKLIYEYANGIDNSEVRDSNYLEVKGIGNSTTIAYDVETMDEAFKILLSLTESVAMRLRSSNSLCSLVVVSVKTNQFNYYSHQKPLNDFTDSTTKIFEGIKEAFKEAWKGEKIRQLGVRVTKLRSNVYYQENLFDYEKNEKQRKLDQTLDDLRNKYGKESVIRSTFLHSGVRPINGGTGSHEDYPMMSSIL, from the coding sequence ATGGATTTTAGTGAAGATAAATTGATTTTTCATATTGATGTGAATTCAGCATATCTTTCATGGACTGCAGTAAAGCTTTTGCAATACGGAAGTCAACTTGATATACGTGAAGTTCCTTCAGTAATTGGAGGTAGTGAAGAAAATAGGCATGGAATAATTTTGGCTGCTTCGATACCAGCAAAAAAGTATGGTATTAAAACAGGAGAACCAATATATTCAGCAAAGCTTAAATGCAACAATCTCATGATTTATCCTCCAGATTATAATTGGTATGTGAAATCAAGTGATGCGCTATATGAACTGCTTACTGAATATTCTCCAAAGATTCAAAGATATAGTATTGATGAATGTTTTATGGATTGTACACATTTAAAAGAGAATTATAAAAGAGTAGCCATGAGATTAAAAATGAGAATAAGTGAAGAGTTAGGTTTCAATTGCAATATTGGAATTTCAACAAATAAATTACTTGCTAAGATGGCTAGTGATTTTAAACCTAAAAACTGCATACACACTTTATTTAAGCATGAAATGCACACAAAAATGTGGAATTTACCTGTAGAGGATTTGTTTATGGTTGGTCGTGCAAGTGCAGCAAAACTTCATAAATTAAATATTAATACAATAGGGGAATTAGCAAATACCGATGTAAATTTATTAATAAGTAAATTGCATTCTCATGGGAAACTTATATATGAATATGCTAATGGAATCGATAATTCAGAAGTAAGGGATTCTAATTATTTAGAGGTTAAAGGAATAGGAAATTCAACAACTATTGCTTATGATGTAGAGACTATGGATGAAGCGTTTAAAATATTATTATCTCTTACAGAAAGTGTAGCTATGAGGCTTAGATCTAGTAATAGTTTATGTAGTCTTGTTGTTGTGAGCGTTAAAACTAATCAATTTAATTATTATTCTCATCAGAAGCCATTAAATGACTTTACAGACTCAACAACTAAAATCTTTGAGGGAATTAAAGAAGCATTTAAAGAAGCTTGGAAAGGTGAAAAAATAAGACAATTAGGAGTACGAGTAACTAAGCTTCGCAGCAATGTATATTATCAAGAGAATCTATTTGACTATGAAAAAAACGAAAAGCAAAGGAAACTAGATCAAACTTTAGATGATTTAAGGAATAAATATGGTAAGGAAAGCGTTATTAGATCAACTTTTCTACACTCAGGAGTGAGACCGATTAATGGGGGAACTGGTTCACATGAAGATTATCCAATGATGAGCAGCATATTGTGA
- a CDS encoding type 1 glutamine amidotransferase family protein: protein MKNTVYLYVFDTMADWEIGYLIAEINSGRYYKKGVMPLKVVTVGITKTPITTMGGLTILPEIELDECSIEDTAALILPGGNTWTEAIHAPIIRMAEKYLEKGIVVGAICGATIGLAMEGVLDKRDHTSNDLGYLKMICPNYDGEMYYKQECVVTDGSLITASGIAPLEFALHILKILDVFSPQTLESWYNLYKTQESKYFFELMNSIQ from the coding sequence ATGAAGAATACAGTATATCTTTATGTATTTGATACAATGGCAGACTGGGAAATAGGTTATTTAATCGCTGAAATAAATTCGGGAAGGTACTACAAAAAGGGAGTAATGCCGCTAAAAGTAGTGACTGTAGGAATTACCAAGACCCCTATTACTACAATGGGAGGTCTTACAATATTGCCAGAAATTGAACTTGATGAGTGTAGTATTGAAGATACTGCTGCTTTGATTCTACCTGGTGGGAATACGTGGACAGAAGCAATTCATGCTCCAATTATAAGAATGGCTGAAAAATATTTAGAGAAAGGTATTGTTGTAGGGGCAATTTGTGGTGCTACAATAGGACTTGCTATGGAGGGAGTACTGGATAAACGAGATCATACAAGTAATGACCTGGGGTATCTTAAAATGATTTGTCCAAACTATGATGGAGAGATGTATTATAAGCAGGAATGTGTAGTAACTGATGGAAGTTTGATTACTGCTTCTGGAATAGCTCCGCTTGAATTTGCTTTGCATATATTGAAAATTCTAGATGTATTCTCTCCACAAACCCTAGAGTCTTGGTACAATCTTTATAAAACCCAAGAGTCAAAATATTTCTTTGAGCTTATGAATTCAATTCAATAA